The Paenibacillus amylolyticus genome contains the following window.
TTACAGTTAGAATCAGATTGAGGCTGATGATGGAGCGCATATTAGGTAATGTGATATTCCAGATTTGTCTGAGACGGCTTGCTCCATCGATTTTGGCAGCTTCATAATACGTAGGATCAATCTTTGCCATGATCGCCAGATACAGAATCGTTCCCCAGCCTGCCTCTTTCCAGATATCCGATAAGGTAGCAATCCACCAATACTTGCCTGCATCCAGCAAAATGTTCTGCGGTTGCGAGATTACTCCCAGGCTAAGTAACAACTGATTAAATAAGCCCGTTGTTGAAAACCAGGTGATCAGCATTCCCCCAAGTACGATCCAGGACAAAAAGTGAGGTAAATATGAAACCGTTTGCACGAACTTCTTGAATCGTCCGCTGTTTAACTCATAGATCATGATCGCCAGAATAATGGGAATGACGAAGCCGATCCCCAGTTTCAGAAAACTGATCCCGAGTGTATTCACGACTGCATCCCAGAAGTATTTGTCAGACAAGATGATTCTGAAATTGTCCAGTCCTACCCAGGGAGCCGTGGCCAGTGTATCAATGACCGTGTAATTTTTGAAAGCAATTGTCAAACCGTAGATCGGGATATAACAGAAAATAATCATAAAGATAATGCCAGGGATAATCATCGATTGAATCTCCCATTGTCTTCGATAATCCACTACGAATGCTTTGACCCGTTGTCCGACAGGCTTCTTTCCATTGGGATTTATCGTGTTTTTACCGGTTGATGGTTCTACGGCTAATTTATCCACGTTCTTTTGCTCCCCTCCATCTTGTAATGACCATAAAAACGTTTTTATTTTTCGACACAAAATCCCCTTTGTTTGTACTTGTGTAAAAAAAGACCGGAGAAGCAGCTGAGTCAACTATGTACGATAATCTTTCCGGTCGATCTTCACATGACTTGAACCTCGAACTACAAGCTCACCCGCCAATTTCTGTGCTGCCCCTTGTTCTTTCTCCTTGATCATGCCCACCAGTTGATTGATGGCCAGGATACCCTGTCTTGCAATTTGATTTCTTACCGTTGTGAGCGGTGGAGAAAAATACTGCGCGATATCAATATCGTCAAAACCCACCACGCTAACGTCTTGAGGCACTTCAAAGCCCTCTGACTTCAATGCATGCATACATCCAATGGCACTCAAGTCATTCCCTGCAAGAAATGCATCAGGCCGCTTGCCAGGGTGCAAGTGAAGAAAAGATTTGATCGCACTATACGTGCTTTCCTCCTCAAAATACCCCTGAATAATGTAATCATCATCGATTGGAAGCTGATATTCACGCAGGGCAGCCAGATAGCCATCTCTACGCTGCACACTGTCAAACATCGTGTCCACACCCGAAATATAAGCAATATTCTTGTGCCCCAGCCCAATTAAATACTTGGTAGCTTCGTAAGCCGCCACGTACGAGTCAAAAATGACACTTCCCATCGTATCGCTCTGATAGACCCGATCCAGAAAAACAGCCTTGATCTTGTCTTTCTCCATGGCGACAATATCTTGCTCATCGATCCGAAGTTCTTCGTAGATAATGACACCATCCACCCGCCGACCCAGAATATTACTCATAATAACGTGTTTATCCTTGGTCACAAATACATTCAAACCATACCCCAGACGATCACATTCACGAGACATGGACTCGACCAGCTTGTAGAAATACGGGCCCGATACACTTGTGGTGAAAAAACCGAGCATTTTGGTTTGCCCGGACTTTAGCAGCTTGCCGTTCAGGTTGGGCACATAGTTTAAACGCTCTGCCACCTTGAGAACATGTGATTTCGTCTCCGGGTTCAGGACATCTACACCATTTAAAGCGTTGGAGACTGTAGATATGGATACCCCGGCTTCCCTTGCTACATCTTTAATCGTTATTTTTGCCATAAGTTTTGTTCCTTTACTATAAAAACGTTTTTATAATGTTTAAATTATCATAAAACCGTTTTCATGGCAACATTTTAATTTAGTAGTTAAAATTTTTCTTTTCAAGCGTAGCCCATATGCGTTAGAATCAAATGGAATATATCCCCATATGAAAGAGGTTATGGTATGAAAAAATCATTCTTATTTCTGTTCACTGCCCTGGTTGTTGTAACTTCCTTCTCAGCCTATGCACCTGTGTCAAATGCCTCTGGCGATATTGGAGTCAGCCTGTTGTCTGATCGTCAAACAGGGGTAGTGAAATAAAAATCGCTGGAACTAAGCAGGCGACCTCTTCGGATAACATCCGTAATGAGTCGCCTGCTTTGATTCGTTTTCTATTACATTTTC
Protein-coding sequences here:
- a CDS encoding ABC transporter permease subunit translates to MDKLAVEPSTGKNTINPNGKKPVGQRVKAFVVDYRRQWEIQSMIIPGIIFMIIFCYIPIYGLTIAFKNYTVIDTLATAPWVGLDNFRIILSDKYFWDAVVNTLGISFLKLGIGFVIPIILAIMIYELNSGRFKKFVQTVSYLPHFLSWIVLGGMLITWFSTTGLFNQLLLSLGVISQPQNILLDAGKYWWIATLSDIWKEAGWGTILYLAIMAKIDPTYYEAAKIDGASRLRQIWNITLPNMRSIISLNLILTVSGLLGSNLDQTLVLMNSQNRDKAEVINSYVYRMGMSQGDFSYATAVGLGVSIISVILLVTANKITSKLNDNQSVL
- a CDS encoding LacI family DNA-binding transcriptional regulator; its protein translation is MAKITIKDVAREAGVSISTVSNALNGVDVLNPETKSHVLKVAERLNYVPNLNGKLLKSGQTKMLGFFTTSVSGPYFYKLVESMSRECDRLGYGLNVFVTKDKHVIMSNILGRRVDGVIIYEELRIDEQDIVAMEKDKIKAVFLDRVYQSDTMGSVIFDSYVAAYEATKYLIGLGHKNIAYISGVDTMFDSVQRRDGYLAALREYQLPIDDDYIIQGYFEEESTYSAIKSFLHLHPGKRPDAFLAGNDLSAIGCMHALKSEGFEVPQDVSVVGFDDIDIAQYFSPPLTTVRNQIARQGILAINQLVGMIKEKEQGAAQKLAGELVVRGSSHVKIDRKDYRT